The genomic stretch TCGGTAATTTATCAGTTTTTTTGACAAAAGCGTTAGTAATTATAATTTTCTTTCCTTTAACAAAAAAGCAAAGAAATCTGTGTGGAATAGGTTTGAAAGCGAATAAAGAATCACCTTCAAAATTGAATTTAGTTTTATCTTTGATTTCTCCAAAATCAGCAAATCTTTTGAACAAAACCAAAGTTTTAATTTT from Leptospira ryugenii encodes the following:
- a CDS encoding type II toxin-antitoxin system RelE/ParE family toxin encodes the protein MKEFTAYKGEKFTIEWYFDEKDKSDVLEYFNELPDDLKIKTLVLFKRFADFGEIKDKTKFNFEGDSLFAFKPIPHRFLCFFVKGKKIIITNAFVKKTDKLPKNEKIRAIKRREDYETRSKKGIYY